CGGATTCAAACGCGGACGCAAACTCGGTTTTCCGACTGCCAATCTGTCCGAGGGGATCGACGGTGTGGTGCCTGCGGACGGTGTGTATGCCGGATGGGTCGTGCGCTCGGTGCCGAATACGACGGCGCGTGAGTTCTATCCGGCAGCGATTTCAGTGGGCACCAACCCGCAGTTCGGTGGAGATAAGCGCACCGTTGAAGCGCACGTGCTGGGGCGCGCCGACCTGAACCTGTATGGCGAGCGCATCGCGGTGCACTTCGTGGAACGCATCCGTGCGATGCAGGCGTTCGACTCGGTCGATGCTCTGACGGCTCAGATGGATGATGATCTGCGGCAAACAGCATTGGTGCTGGGGATCGGCGTGTCAGGACGTGTGGATCCTGATGCTGTGACGGCCAACTGACTGAGAGCAGACATCTGCTCGGCACCAGGCAAGCTGCTCACGCCACGTTCTTCACCCGATACATCACGAGTGCGCCGGTCAGTGCGAGCACTCCGGACAGGATATACAGGCCCGCATAGCCGCCCAGGAATGACAAGGCTCCCGCTGCCACGACCGGTGCCAGCGCATTTGGCGTGACAACCGCGATATTCATGATTCCGACATCGCGTCCGCGTTGCGCGGGGATTGGCAGTACCTCGTTGATCAGCGCCTGATCGACCGCCATGTACACGCCCCACGAAATGCCGAGTACCAGCGCGGCAATAATGACCACCCAGAACGCGTGCGCCCACGCCATGATCAAGCAGGCGGCCGCAACCCCAACGGATGATCCGGCCACGAAAATCAGGCGCCGATGCATCTTGTCAGAAATCGACCCGGCCACCACGGCGCACACCACCACGGCCAGCGCATAGATTCCGGTCAGGATCAGCACGCCCGTATCTGGATCGTCCAGCTTGATGCGATCTCTCAGGTAGTAGAACAGGTAGAACAGAGCCGTCACGTTCCCCAGGGTCACAGCCATGCGCGCAATGAACACCCAGATAAAGTCTGCATATGGACGGTCGGCATTCGCCTGAGCGCCGACGGGTTTCTTCACATCCTCATCACTGTCATCGGTCGCGGCAGGTGTGGTCGGTGAGATCGCGAAGACGCCCTCGCCAGTGGGGACCTCGCGGTAGAAAACCAGGAATTGTACGACCAGGACCACCACGACTGCAGCGGAAATCCAGTAGGCCGGTGCGACATCGAAGACCGTGCCGATTGCCGTGCCGAGGACCAGGGCGAGTGTGTACGTCAGACCCATGACGCCCGAAACCGTGCCGTACTGGTTGGTCGGAACACGGTCGGGTGCCATCGCCTGGCTCGCTCCCACGGCGCTTGCGATCATGATCTGGAACAGCGTCCACGCGATCAGCAAACTGACGAACGAGGATGCCCCGCCCATCCACACCAGCAAGGCAGCTGATGTTACCGCGCCAATCAGCACCCACGGGGATCGACGCCCAAAACGCGAACGCGTCCAGTCGGTGGCAAATCCCCACAATGCGGTGGCGATAATGGAGGCCGCACCGCCGACCGCCATGATCAGCGCAAGGTACTGCTCTTTGCCGTTGTCTCCGAAGAAGTCAAGGACCTGCTTGGCGATGAGGAGCTGGCTGGGGCCCGCCCACGCCAGGTTGATGCCCAGGTAAGCCAATCCGTAGCGACCGATCCAGCCTTTGGTGACGGGTGGTCGCGCATGAGGATCAACGAAGTGATCGTGGTGGTGGGTCTGGTCAGATGCGGTGCTCATTGCGGATCCTCCCGGTAACGCTGGCCGGCAACGTAGGTGTCGTAAAGATCCGGTGTCAGTGCGCCTTCGCGAATGATGTCGCGGTACATGAGGGCGGAGGGTTTGCACGTGCGCTGACCGGTGGCAGGATCCACACTGACCAGGCCGAAGCGCGCTGTCATTCCCTCGCTCCACTCCCAGTTGTCGGTAAAGCACCAGTGGTAGTAGCGCTCGACGGGCAGGCCGCTGTGCGCCAGTGCATTCAGGTGATCCCAGATGAAGCGGCAGCGGAATGATTCGTCGGCGTTTGCATCGCCGTTGTCGCACGTACCGTTTTCAGTGATCCATACGGGTGCGTTGTAGCGCTCAGCCAGTTCGCGTGTCACCTCCACGATGCCGTCAGAGTAGACCTCCCAGCCCAGGTCGTTGACAGGGGCACCGGGTATGGTGCCATCTTCGAGCTTGTCGATCGCGCTGCGCGAATAGTAGTTGATGCCCAGGAAGTCGTAGTAGCGCCCCGGTTTCACTCCGCCACTTGTGCCGAGAGCGACCGGAAACTCACCGACCAGCATTGCCTGTGCGATGGCGTCCTGGAACGCGTAGCGGGCAACGCGGGTGAGTACCCTGTGCGACGGGTTCGAGGCGACGCGCGGCACAAAAACACGCATGTGGTGCGCGAAACCGACCTTCGCTTCTGGTTGCAGCCGGTGGATCAGCATGTAGGCGCGGCAGTGAGCCTGAGCGAGGTGGCGCAGGCAGGCGCGCACGCTGCGCCACGATACATCTGCCGGGGGACCTTCCTGGAACAGGTGCGCCTGCGTGACATAGACATTGGGTTCGTTGATCGTCACCCAGTCGGTGACGAGGTCGCGAAATTCGCGTACTACCCGGTAGACGAAACGCATGAAGCAGTTGATGTTCTCGTGGCGGGTGAATTCACCTCGCTGGGCAAACCAGCACGGATTAGAGAAGTGGTGCAGCGTCACGAGGGGTCGAATCCCTGCTTCGACGAGTGCTTCGAGCTCGTGTCGGTAATGGGCAATGGCGTCAGTGTCGAAGACACCTTCTTCGGGTTCGATGCGCGCCCACTCCAGGGACATTCGGTAGTCGCGAATGCCAAGGTTGCGCATCAGTTCGATGTCCTCGCGCCAATGCTGCCAGTGGTCGACCGCAGTAGCGGGGTCGGAGTTGTCGCGGATAGTGCCGGGCTTTTGAGCCCAGTCATGCCAGTCGTTGTGGGTGTCGCCGCCTTCGATCTGAAGGGAGGACGTGGCGACGCCCAGATGCAGTCTGGTCGGTAAGGTCACGTCGTCGGGATCCATACCGTGATGCTAGCAGGGCGACAGCACGTATGTGAGTGGTCGCTCACAGCAGCATGGGATGTGAGCCTCGTCAGGCCTGTTCGCTGACCGGCTGTGCGAGTCCCTCTATCACCTCGGCACCGGGCAGGGCCGCCAGCAACTCGCCGGGCACCGCCAACTTGGAGCGACGCAGACCTGACCCGATGACACACATGTCGACTATCACGCGTGGATCAAGCAGCAGGCGCCACTGTGGCGGCACGCCCACAGGTGTGATGCCGCCATATTCCATGCCGGAGGCTTCCACTGCTTTGTCCTGCGGCCAAAACGAGCACTTGCGCACGTCCAGTGTCTTCTTGATGACATGGTTGACGTCGGCTCGCGTCGTTGCGCGCACGACAGCGGCAGCCACGCGTTCATCACCGTTGCGCTTGCCAGCAATGAGGACGCAGTTACACGACAAAGCCAGATTCATCTGGTAGTGCTCAGTCATCGCCTCGGTATCGGCGTAGTCTGGATCAATGTCGGCTACAAGGGCCTGCGCAGCCAGCTCCGGCTCGCGCTTGGCCAGTTCCTGAAGTGCCTTCGCGGTAGGATCCGCGAGAAGATCGAGATGCTCGAGGGCAGGGAGCCATGTCGCTGTTCCATCCAATTCAATACTCATATGGTTATTTCAGCCTGCCTGATCAACAGGCGCCACCTGAATTTCTTATGATGAGACATTAAAGCTGAACGTGCGCCATCTCACCGCGCTCGCAGCGTGATTTTCGCCCTGATCAGGCTGAAGTGAGGGCGGAGCGTGTTAGCCTGTATTCGCCGTTAGATCGGCCGCGGGATGGATTGCACGAAGACAAGCTTCGATGCTCCGCGCAGCGAGACATTTGAGGAGAACACGTGCCGCTGAGTAAAGATGTTAAAGACCAGATCATTGCTGAGTACGCAACTCATGAGGGCGACACAGGCTCTCCCGAGGTGCAGATTGCTCTGCTGAGCCAGCGAATCAAGGATCTGACGGAGCACTTCAAGTCGCACCCGCACGATCACCACTCACGTCGTGGATTGATGCTGCTGGTTGGTCGTCGCCGCAGGCTCCTCGGATACCTGTCGGACATCGATATTGAACGCTACCGTTCACTGATCGACCGCCTTGGCTTGCGTCGCTGAGTAAAGCTCGGCCCGGCTCCACCTGGAACCGGGCCGCTTTTGCTATCCCGACTCGACAATGCGCGCCTTGAACGAGCGGTTTTCGACAGTGGCTTACGGAACGCATGAACAGAAAATGCCGGTCCGTGGGCTTCGATCGAAGGCCGACGTCGGGCGCATGACCAGAACAAGAAATGGAGTATTACGCCCATGATGGAAGGCGAAGAAATCACCGCTGCCGAAGCCATTATCGACAATGGCAAATTCGGTAAGCGCACCGTCCGTTTTGAAACCGGACTGCTTGCGCAACAAGCTGCCGGCTCAACGCTGGCATACCTCGACGACGAAACAGTCGTCCTGTCCACCACGACCGCAGGGAAAAATCCCAAAGATCAGTTCGACTTCTTCCCGTTGACCGTCGACGTGGAAGAGCGTTCCTACGCTGCTGGCCGCATCCCCGGATCATTCTTCCGTCGCGAAGGCCGCGCCGGAACTGAAGCCATTCTGGCTGCACGTCTCATCGACCGCCCGCTGCGCCCCGGATTTGTCAAGGGCCTGCGCAACGAAGTCCAGATCATTGAGACCGTTCTTGCGGTTCACCCCGATGACGCATACGACGTCCTCGCCATTAACGCGGCGTCGATGTCCACCCAGATCGCGGGCCTGCCCTTCACTGGCCCGATCGGTGGTACGCGCCTGGCTCTGATCGATGACCAGTGGGTCGCATTCCCGCGTTGGTCCGAGCTGCAGCGCTCCGTGTTCAACATCGTGGTCGCCGGCCGCATCGTCACCAACGAGGACGGCACGGATGACGTGGCCATCATGATGGTGGAAGCCGGCGGCGGCGAGAACGAATGGGAACTCATTCAAAACGGTGCCACCGCGCCGACTGAAGATGTCGTTGCCGACGGCCTGGAAGCCGCTAAGCCATTCATTCGCGCGCTGTGCGAAGCACAGATGAAGGTGGCGGAGAAGGCCTCCAAGGAAACAGGCGAATTTGAGCTCTTCCTTGATT
The sequence above is a segment of the Schaalia radingae genome. Coding sequences within it:
- the rpsO gene encoding 30S ribosomal protein S15, which codes for MPLSKDVKDQIIAEYATHEGDTGSPEVQIALLSQRIKDLTEHFKSHPHDHHSRRGLMLLVGRRRRLLGYLSDIDIERYRSLIDRLGLRR
- a CDS encoding YbaK/EbsC family protein; protein product: MSIELDGTATWLPALEHLDLLADPTAKALQELAKREPELAAQALVADIDPDYADTEAMTEHYQMNLALSCNCVLIAGKRNGDERVAAAVVRATTRADVNHVIKKTLDVRKCSFWPQDKAVEASGMEYGGITPVGVPPQWRLLLDPRVIVDMCVIGSGLRRSKLAVPGELLAALPGAEVIEGLAQPVSEQA
- a CDS encoding MFS transporter, producing the protein MSTASDQTHHHDHFVDPHARPPVTKGWIGRYGLAYLGINLAWAGPSQLLIAKQVLDFFGDNGKEQYLALIMAVGGAASIIATALWGFATDWTRSRFGRRSPWVLIGAVTSAALLVWMGGASSFVSLLIAWTLFQIMIASAVGASQAMAPDRVPTNQYGTVSGVMGLTYTLALVLGTAIGTVFDVAPAYWISAAVVVVLVVQFLVFYREVPTGEGVFAISPTTPAATDDSDEDVKKPVGAQANADRPYADFIWVFIARMAVTLGNVTALFYLFYYLRDRIKLDDPDTGVLILTGIYALAVVVCAVVAGSISDKMHRRLIFVAGSSVGVAAACLIMAWAHAFWVVIIAALVLGISWGVYMAVDQALINEVLPIPAQRGRDVGIMNIAVVTPNALAPVVAAGALSFLGGYAGLYILSGVLALTGALVMYRVKNVA
- a CDS encoding glycoside hydrolase family 1 protein is translated as MDPDDVTLPTRLHLGVATSSLQIEGGDTHNDWHDWAQKPGTIRDNSDPATAVDHWQHWREDIELMRNLGIRDYRMSLEWARIEPEEGVFDTDAIAHYRHELEALVEAGIRPLVTLHHFSNPCWFAQRGEFTRHENINCFMRFVYRVVREFRDLVTDWVTINEPNVYVTQAHLFQEGPPADVSWRSVRACLRHLAQAHCRAYMLIHRLQPEAKVGFAHHMRVFVPRVASNPSHRVLTRVARYAFQDAIAQAMLVGEFPVALGTSGGVKPGRYYDFLGINYYSRSAIDKLEDGTIPGAPVNDLGWEVYSDGIVEVTRELAERYNAPVWITENGTCDNGDANADESFRCRFIWDHLNALAHSGLPVERYYHWCFTDNWEWSEGMTARFGLVSVDPATGQRTCKPSALMYRDIIREGALTPDLYDTYVAGQRYREDPQ